The DNA segment CGGGCTCGGGAAAATGGCTTCAGCATTTACTCTTCCTGATTCATCAGGCAATGAGCTCTCCTTATCATCCTATAAAGGTAAATATGTACTCATTGATTTCTGGGCAAGCTGGTGCGTTCCCTGCAGAGCGGAGAACCCAAATGTGGTTAAAGCCTATGAGCAATTTAAGGATAAGAATTTCGACGTGTTGGGGATTTCGATAGATACGAGTAAACCATCCTGGGTAAAAGCTTTAAAAGAAGATCACCTGATATGGAAAAATGTACTGGATAATGGAACAGTTGCAAAGCAGTATAATGTCCATTCTGTACCTTCTAATTTTCTGTTGGATCCAAATGGAAAGATCATTGCCAGAAATCTTCGTGGTGATCAGATCATTGAAGAACTCCAAAAAATACAATCTCTAAATCAATAGTTTTATCGCGTGCAATATAAACGCCCTGGAAAATTTATCCGGGGCGTTTATATTGAAATAGAATAATCTGTAGAAAGTAAAATAAGTAAAAATAACTTACAGGAATAGACCGAATGGTTTATTTTTGTGTCGTCAAATCATTTTCATGAATAAAGCAGAACGAACCAGAAGATTTATTATTGAACAATCGGCACCTATTATTAACAAAAAAGGAATGGCCGGTACTTCTCTCAGCGACATCATGGAGGCTACAAAGCTAGCCAAAGGAGGCATTTATGGGAACTTCGAAAGTAAGGATGAGATTTGTTCCGAGTCTTTTTTATACCTGACAGAGAACTTAGCGCAGCAGTTAGATCGGGCCGTATTACTTGGACAAACTGCAAAAGAGAAATTTTCTAACTTACTGAACGCTTATAAAGGAATTAAAACTGAAGGTGGTTGCCCCATCCTGAATTTTGGTGTGGAAGCGGATGATACCCATCCCGGCATGAAAGAAAATGTAAAAAAGGTAATCCGCTCGGCTCAGAAAAGATTTTTTGACATCCTGGCCAATGGGATTGCCAACAATGAAATATCATCAGATCTGGACCCAAAGAATTTCAGCATAAAAGTTTTTGCCATGATAGAAGGAGCAATCCTATGTGGAAGAGTGTTAGAAAGCAATGAACAAATGCGGATCGTATTGGATGCTATCCAGCACGAATTTGATGGCTGGTTAATATAATTTTTTTTACTCTAATAAAGACCGATTGGTCTATTTTGTATTATCGAATCTTAAAAACTAAAAAAGAAAACTATGTCAAAAGTAATTTTAATCACAGGAGCATCGAGAGGGTTTGGAAAAATCTGGGCAGAAGCATTTTTAAAACGTGGCGATAAGGTCGTGGCAACAGGTAGAAGCATCGCAGCACTTCAAGATCTGGCGGATGAATATGGGGATCAGGTATTGCCGCTTCAGCTGGATGTGAACGATCGTGAAGCCAGTTTTGCAGCGGTGAACAAGGCGAAGGAACATTTTGGAAGAATTGATGTACTGATCAATAATGCAGGATATGGATTGTTTGGTACAGTTGAAGAAACTTCTGAGCAGGAAGCCAGGAGCCAAATGGAAACTAATTTCTTTGGGGTACTTTGGTTAACACAAGCCGTATTGCCAGTAATGCGTGCTCAAAAATCTGGTCACATCATCCAGGTATCAAGTTATCTGGGCCTGATCACAGTTCCGGTATTGGGGATTTACAATGCCTCCAAGTTTGCAGTAGAAGGCTTAACGGAAACACTGGCCTCGGAAGTAAAGGCTTTCGGCATCAATGTTTCCCTGGTGGAGCCTAATGGCTATGCCACCAACTGGTCTGGCGATTCCGCATTTCAAACCAAGAGTATGGAGATTTATAATCCGGTAAAGGAAGCCTTTCAGCAAGCCGCCTCCATTCCTGGCTTTTTTGGACAGCCGGAAGCTACTGCAGAAGCCATCCTAAAATTAGTAGATGCAGCTAATCCACCACTGAGGTTATTGTTGGGGGCATTTGCTTATCCAGCAGTGAAGGAAGCGTATCAGGAACGTTTGGCCAGCTTTGAAGAATGGAAAAGTGTTTCTGAAGCTGCACATGGTGAACCGTTGACGGCTTAAAAGATGATGAGAGTTTTAAAGGAAAACCATCAGGGATTTAGTACCATACTTGCCCTTTCATTGATCCCATTGTCGGGATTTGCTACGGATATTTATTTACCTTCTCTTCCGGCAATGGCAAAGGACCTCCATGTGTCTTCTTCTGCGATCCAGCTTTCATTGGTGTTGTTTATGTTTAGCATTGGCCTAAGCCAGATTTTTATTGGCAGTATACTGGATAGTTTTGGACGTTTCAGGATTAGCATCATCTCATTGGCGCTGTTCTCTCTGACGAGTTTTATCATTGCTCTGGCATCAGATATTTATGTGATTTATGCAATGCGGATTATCCAGGGGATTACAATTGCACTTATTGTAGTCGGAAAACGTGCCTATTTTGTGGATATTTATTCGGGAGAGAAATTAAAGAATTACATCAGCTTATTTGCGATTATCTGGGCTTGTGCACCAATTATGGCCCCGTTTTTAGGGGGATATTTGCAAAGTATCCTGGGCTGGAGATCCAATTTTTATTTCCTTGGTGGACTGTCGCTGCTCTTTTTGATCCTGGAACTCATTTACAGTGGCGAATCTTTAAAACATTTTAATCCCTTTAAAATGAAGTCAATTGTACAGACCTATAGCAGTATGTTAAAAACAACTGATTTTATCCTGGGTTTGTTGATGATCGGTATTTGTTTTGGCCTGATTGTGATTTACAGTTTGTCGAGCCCCTTTATCATAGAACGTGTGTTTGGTTATTCCGCAGTGACTACCGGTTACAGTTCATTGTTGTCTGGTTTGTCAATCATGACAGGAGGAATCATTGCCAAATCACTGATCAAACAACCTTTGGTTAAGAAGGTCATTACCGCTCTGGGCATACAATTCATTTTTGTATTATTGATGATCTTTACTGCTCCCTTTGGTACCAATATTTATACGTTGATCGGTTTTACCCTCGGTATTCATCTCTGCAGTGGCTTTATTTTTAACATCATTTATGGGTATTGCCTCAGTCGTTTTTCAAAGAATGCAGGAGTAGCAAGTGGGCTTACCGGAGGAGGCATGTATATGATCAGTTCCGTTTTTAGTTATGGTTTTGCAAATTTATATGCCGTTAAAAGTCAGGTATTGCTCGGTGTAGCAAATCTCAGTTTAATCTTGCTGATCGGTCTCGTTTTTATGCTGTTTAACCGGTACAGGCAGTTAAATGCGACTAATGAATTATTGAAAGCAGCTATCGCATAAAAAGAGGGTGTTTCGGCACCCTCTTTCTGATCAATTCTACCTATTTTAAATAGGCACTGAGATGAACAGCAGAGAATTGAAATCCGTTTTTTAAATACAATTTTTGCGCGGTATGGTTATCGAAACCTGTATCAAGAACTACGGCATCCATATGAGTTGATATTGCGATGGCGCGTACATGGGCTAATAACTGAGAAGCAAAACCTCTCCCTCTATAAGATTCCAGTGTGGAGAGATCGTCAATATATATGATGTTTCCACTGTGCAACGAGGTCATTACACGATATCCTGCAAAAGCAACGACTTGATCATCGGCTATGATTCCGGCGATGCTGTATTTTTCATTTTGCATCATCTCAGAAATCGTGGACGACCAGTTGTTTTTCTTCAGGTGTGGCCTTAGCAAAAAAGCAACTTCCCAGCATTGTTGAATCTCCGCATCTGTCTTGATTATTTTAACCTGATAAGTATTGTCCATAATATTTTATTTGCCATAAAATTAGGGCAATGACCTGGTTGCTAAATATACCAGTCCCGAAATAAAGGATGGCCCAGCAGACTTAATGGATAATTGTTTTCAGAATTTTAAGCGCCGCTATCATTTCATTTTCTTCCAGTGAAGCGAAGCCCATTCTGAGTCCATTGGTAGAGAAAGATTCATTCTTATAAAAAATTCCATCGTCGATAAACAGTCCCTTTTTCAAGGCGGCTTCAGACATTTTGATCAAATCGATCTTTTGATCAAAAATTGACCATACCGCAAGTCCTCCTTCCGGTATTTTGAAACTGATCTCTTCGTTAAAGTCAGCTTTGAGCAGCTCACAAAAATGGTTCCTGCGTTGCTTATATATTTTTAGTGATTTCCGGAAATACCGGTCCATTTCTCCATTGTCAAACATCAGGGCAAATGCTTCCTCTAATACCGTATCTCCTTGTCTGTCTATTAACTCTCTCAATGCAGCTGCGGCTTCCACAAATGCCGGCGGACCCACCAGAAATCCAATCCTCAGGGCAGGAGCAAAAGTTTTAGTAACCGAACCGATGTAAATTACATTTTGATTGTGGTCAATACTTGCCAAAGGCACGTAGGGTTTATTGTCGTAATGGAAATCAAAATCATAGTCGTCTTCTATAATGGCAAAACGGTGTTCCTTTGCGAGCTTTAGTAATTTTAACCTCCGCTCCATGCTCATGGTTACCGTTGTGGGACAATGATGGTGAGGGATGATATAAACCGCTTTTATTTTTTTGTCCTGCAAAAGTTCTTCGAGATGATCAATGTCCATTCCATTGTCGTCGATAGGGATCCGCAAAAGGTTTGCTCCGGTTTGTCTGAAAGTCTCGTCCGCACATAAATAGTTTGAAATACCAACAGCAATATGATCTGTAGGCTGGAGCAGGAGTTGGGCTGCTAAATAGATCCCCATCTGACTGCCTTTTGTGATCAGGATGTTTTCAGAGGAAACCACCAGGCCTCTGGTATTGGAAAGGTACTTGCAAATAGATTCCCGAAGATGTTCTGATCCTTTAGAACTGCCATATTTCAAGAAGTTTTTTCCATAGAATTTTCTGGAAATGCTTCTGTATTCGCGCATGAGCTGATCTATCGGTGCCAGGCGTACATCAGGAAAACCATCGTCAATGGTAAGAATGTTTTTCTGGAGGTTCTTGCTCGGGATCGAAGTTTTAAATCTATTGGTCCATATAAAAGCTTCCTGAGGAGCCTTGTTGTTATTGGCTTCGGGTATTTTGGCTTTAGAGAGGATGGGCAGGCTGGAAAGCACAAAGACGCCCTTACGTTCAATAGATTCGGCCCAACCCTGACTAATCAATTCTTCATAAGCCAGTTTTACTGTGTTTCTATTAATGCCGATCAATTCTGCGAGTATGCGGGAACTTGGCAATAGATCGGATGGCTGTAATGTCCCATCGGTAATCAATGCGATGAAACTATTGCAGACCTGTATGTAGAGGGTTACAGCAGCATTTCGATCAACCTGAATTAATGATTTGTAGGGTAACATCTGGGCTGTAGTGTTTATGAGAATTGGTATGCAAATATAACCCAATGGTGCTTTAGTTTTGTCTAAAATTATAAAAATGAAGAAAGTATTAGTCATTAACTCGAGCGCAAGAACAGGGAGATCTCAAAGTAGAAAGCTTACCGAAGTATTTGTTGACCACTGGAAAAGTATCCATAGCAATCCGGTGATCAGGTTTCGTGAGCTTGGAAATGCCGATGTGCCCCATATCAATGAAAATTGGATTGCTGCGGCTTTCAAACCTGCAGAAAATAGGTCTGAGCAGGAAATTGAGGCTTTAAAGATAAGCGATGTATATATATCCGAATTGAAGGAAGCAGATGTGATTGTGCTTGGCACTCCGATGTACAATTGGTCAATTCCAAGTGCACTCAAAGCTTATATCGACCAGGTGGTGAGGGTTAACGAAACCTGGAAGCGAAATCCAGACGATATGCAAAACCCATATATTGGTCTTCTTGAAAATAAAACCGTATTTCTATTGCTGGCCAGAGGGGCACAGGGATATGAAAAAGGAGGATACAACGAACACATCGACTTTCAGACCGACTATTTAAAGACCGTGTTTAATATTATTGGGATTAGCAATATTCATGTGATTGCGATTAACGGAGAATCTTTTGATGCAGAGAAATATAGGACATCAATAGACAGCTCACATCAAAAAGTGAGAGCATTGATGGAAATGGAATTGGTGTAAACCAAAACAAGAAACCGCCTCAATTTGAGGCAGCTTCTTGTTAGTTAATAAGATACCAGTGTAGTTACGCTGGAAGGAGCGAGGTTAATTCCGAAGTTGCTACCTGTTACAGCAAAACTGTTTGTACTTAGGTTAGCCGAGCTGGTGGTAAAATAACGATTGAAGCCGGCGACGGTAATACCACTGAAGTTAAAGTCTTGATAGGTCGTCGCAGCGTTCTGGTTGACAATAACAACAACTAATTTTGTTCCGCTTTTATAAGCTGTAACATAAACGCCTGATGAAGGGTTTGGTGAACAGGCTATTTTATTGTATCCGGGACGGACATATCTTGCATATTGCGCCATCACATAACCAAGTTTGGTGATGTTGCTGCTTTCATCAATAGGTCCGTAGAATCTGCGGATATACCACCATACATATGCGGACCAGCCTACATTCATACAGTCATGTATTTCTTTGGCCGCATTCATTGCATTTCCCCAATCGTTACCGCTGATACTGGAATTGGTATAATGTTCCGTCATCCAGACTTCTTTGCCAATATTTCCTAAATTATAAGGTGTGGCACCATAGATATGGCCGGACACAAAACTGGTTTTGGATTTTGCAGTGGCATTTGATAAATAAGTGTTGATGAAAGTCTGGCCCATATTAAGTGGTTCTGGTCCGGCAATTGGTGCGCCGCAATTGCTTCCCTGGGCGGCAACGAAATTTGCGACCTCCGTTGCGGTACCTTCCATCCATCCTGATGGCGAGTAATTGGGCTCATTAAATGGACTAATGGCGTAAACACCGCCTACAGCTGTATTATACGCACTTAGATGGGCTGCATAAGCAGCATACGAGGCAGGGTTTAAATGTACTCCGGTCATCATACCGGAGGGGGCGTCCCAAGCCTGCGCGATCACTTTAGCACCAAAACTTTTAGCAGCGTCTATGGTTGGTTTTTCAGCTGCAAAACTGCTGCTACTCCTGGGAACCATGACACGAAGTATGCTTAGCCCTATACCAGAAGTTGTTGAGAAAGCTTTAGTTCGCTGATCACTGGTAAGGTCTGCGATCCAGGCCAAAATGCTTGCTCCCCCAAATCCCTGGATTTTTTGTTGCAGGGTGCCTGCGTCGATCGTCGCTGTGGCTAAAATCGCTGCGTTTGTAAGTTGTTGTTTGTCTGCGATAGTTTCGGAGTTGAATTCTGGTTGGGTTTGATTTTTAGCACAACCGGCCAGCAATAGAATTGCAATAGCAATCTTTAAGATGTTTTTTTTCATTTCAGGGATGTTTTATATTTGGTTAAATGGTAAAATACCACTGGAGCTAATTTGGATAACTGACATTATAAAATAGGTCACAGATGTTTATAGTTAAGCCACAAATGTTAAAGTCGTTTGAGTTGACGAAGCGTTTTAACGTCGTTTACGGGGGGATGACGTGTTTCTGTGCAGCGATTTGTGTGTATCTATTGAACACCTGCGATTTTAAGAAATTTGATTAATGTATTTCTTAGTGACGAAAAAAGATCGTGGATTTATCAAAAAAGAAACCGCCTCAATTTTGAGACAGCTTCTTTTTTAGGTTTCCGGTATTGAGGTTAGACTGGCATTAGTTTAGTCGCGATGCCAATTCTGTTCCATGCATTGATGGTAATAATGGCTAAGATCACCTGGGCCAGGTATGTCTCGCCCAGTACTTTCTCTGCTTGCTCGTAGGTTTCATCAGATACATGATGGCTGATTAAGGTTACTTCTTCTGTTAAGGCTAATATGGCCTGTTCTTCCTCAGAAAAAAACGGAGTCTCACGCCAGGCATTGAGTGCATAAATGCGTTGTTCTGTTTCACCAGCTTTACGGGCTTCTTTGGTGTGCATGTCGATACAAAAAGCGCATCCGTTTATTTGCGAAGCTCTGATTTTAATCAGCTCTTTATGTGTCCTTGTCAGCGGTGTGCTTTCTATGAATTTCTCTAATCCAAGAATGGCGTTATATCCTGTCGGCTCTACTTTCGCAATGTTAATTCGTGTCTTCATTTCTTAGGTATTGATAAGATTTTTTGTTGACACAAAATTACGGCAAGGGCATGGACGAAGAATAGACCAATTCCAAAATAAGGACTGGCCCAGTTTTATCTGACCACGGTGGCTTCCAGTTCAACGGTTAGTGTTTCAAAAAGACTTTTTACTTCTAACAAGGTCGTTGCCTGTTTAATCTCATGTTGAGCGATCCAATCCTGAAGAATAGGGAAGTGGGGCCAGAGTTCTGGGGTTGAGGTGGTGTAGATATTTAAGCGTACAATATTTTTGCACTCATAACCAGCTTCATTGATGACCTGTTCCAGATTTTGTATGGATTCTATCAATTGTGTTTTCATGTCGGCTGTACTGGACTGCCCATCAGCGTTGATCGCGGTCTGTCCGGAAACATAGAGTGTCCCTGTTACTTGTTTTACTTCTACTGCTTGCACATAACTGCGCTGATCCTGCCATTTCCAGGGATTGATACTTTGTTTTTCCATTTTCTTTGAATTTTTGTTGCCATGGTTTTTCCATGGCTGGATTTAATTAACAATACAAAGTTGCTGGGAATACAAGGATTTTAAAGGTGACATTACTCACGATTATCGTGTGAGGTTTGTCACAAAAAGTATTTGTTGTACTAACGGGAAAATCTGCTCAGGGTTTCTCTGGAAACGCCCAGATAGGATGCTATCAGTGATTTTGGAACGCGCTGAAATAATGAAGGCTGCTGTTTAAGCAATTGCTCATAACGCTCTTTTGCATTGGAGGTAATTAACGACAGTATACGTCGCTGAGCACCAAGATAACCGTAATTAGATTTTTCGAGAAAAAAACGTTCTATCTTTTGAAGGCCATCACATAGCTTTTGGTAATCTTCAAATGTAAGGCAAAGGACTTCAGTATCTTCAAGACATTCCAGCGACATGCTCGCTTCAGTTTTAGTATAATAGGCGTAATAATCACTCGTCCACCAATCCTCCATCGCAAAGGAAATGATATACTCTTTTCCGGAATCATCAGTATGTACGAGCTTTAGAAGTCCGGATACTACAAAATATGAATATTTCACTACATCGCCCTCCTGAATAAGAAACTGATGTTTCTTGAACTTTTTGGCAGTAAAATGAGCAGACACAAAGGCAAACTCCTCCTCACTGAGTGGTACTATTTTTTCTATATGTTCCCTTAGTTTGTCCTGCATGGAATGCCCTCTATTTTTCTAAAAGCAAGTCTAGCATCATCGCCTCCTGCCAAAATACAAACAATAAACTCAATAACAAGCAGTACCACAAGATATCCGTTTGCTTGCGTGGCTTAAGCCAAAACAGGAGCACAGCAAAAAAAGGAAGACCTGCTAAGTAGATCAGAAACAGTGCTGCGACTTGCTGAAAAGAAGCGGTATAATGATCGGGAATCAATGTCCAGATGATGAATTGTATGATCCAGCTTAATAATGGCAAAGAAATACAAAGTAAAATCTTGTATCCTATTTTTATAGCCGTCGCATTTGGAAGCGTGTTTTTGTGGTTTCGTCGTAATTGTATGACCACGGCAATGAAAAGGCCGAAAATCATCGCAAGTTGAAGGCCTTTAAACAGATTCGTATCCTTTCTGGTCATTGGACTTTTGGAGGAGACCAGTTTTGAAGATGCATATTCCTCGATCAGGACGGTTTCCCCTTTATTAAAAGTTTTTTTGACGGTGGTGTGTGTGGATGGGGGATTAAATGTCCATACAGAATCCTCGATGCCATTTTTAAATTGACCATCTATCAGGATTTGTTCCTTGTTTTTTCTTAAGAATTTGCCATGCAGCCGGCTTCCCTTGAAAATTAACTGATCCTGGTAGTCCTTTGTTTCGATCGTTAACCGGTTGATTTGGTTGGGCGGAATGTCCTTATACTGACGGGATAATTCGCTTAAAATTCTTTTATCCAGATCTTTCAAAATCAGGTTCTTATTAAAGTCGTCATTTTTTATGGGATCTCTATCCATTCGAATCTCCTCCACCTGAATGACAAGTAAGGTGTCAAAATTGTAAATCCTGAAGCCCTGATCTACTGAATTGCTATCGGTTAGGTGAACTGGCGATGGAAACAATGCATATTGTGGCTGTTCAAAATAGAGGGAAGGTGGCTCGGGCTTAGAGGTAGCACAAAATGAAAAAAAGACGATCAGCGCGGCGAGTTCGGGGTTGAAATACGTTCTTTTTTGAGGAAGGGATTGCGCATACCAGCTTAAAGGTAAGACGATGAGAGCAAACAGATCGCTAAAGTCTACTGTTCTTTGCACCGTAAACAGATACTCACTAAACAACTGAATGAATGGATCTGAATAGCTGCTTTTCCAGTAAATGAAAAATAAAGCAGTTAAGATATATACCGCCGGTTTTCTGTTTGGGAATAGTGCTGACCAGAATATGGGAAAGATAAACAACCCGCAGAAATCTGACAGTTTCCCGGTAAATGCATTATGAAAAGCGGCCTTAAGATAAAAGTCGTTGAGCAGCAGCAGAAATAAACAGATCAGAAATGGGAGTGTGGTTAATCGTTTCAGGTTTACTGACATGCCGGTGTTTGTTAGTGTCTGCAATTGATACCAAAAAATGATTTTAGTAACCCCTGTTCTTTTCTATCCTGCGGAAAAGAGCCCTACCGGAAGGAGTTGAATCCAAATGCCAGAGAGAAAGTAGCCGCCGGTTAATGACTACTTTCTCTCTGGCTTTGTGAAGCAACTATTTGAAATTTATCAGTTTCCTGAATTTCGCAAAAATGGTATGGTTATCATAAATTCCCATGAAGCTTTCTGCTCCCGGGCCAAAGGCGAACACAGGAACCATTACGCCTGTATGGTCGTCGGTAGAGAACTTGCCGCTGATTGCTCCTGTTTTCAGATTGCCGTCGGTAATCGTCAGCCCGCCGGTTTCATGATCAGCAGTAACTACCACCAAGGTCTGCCCGTCTTTTTCTGCAAAATCCAGTGCAGCACCTATGGCCTGATCAAAGTCAATCAGTTCTTCGGTTACATAAGGCAGGTCATTGGCATGACCGCCATCGTCAATCTTGGAACCCTCTACCATCAGAAAAAAACCTTTCGAATTCTGTTTCAATATAGAAATGGCGGTTTTTTCCGTTTGCAGCAGCTGATCTTTTCGCTGGGCGATCCGATCTTCTTTTACCAGCCCGATTAGTTTGCCACTTTTAACCTGGACAATCTCCGCAGTAGTTGACTTAAACTGATATCCTTTTTTCTCGAACTCGTTGATCAGGTTACGTCCATCTTTTCGATCATTAAAATGAGATACCCCTGCACCGATCAGCACATCTAAACCTGAATGGACATATTCTGCAGCAATTTCCGCTGACAGTTCACGGGAAGGCTGATGACTTGCAAAGGTGGCAGGCGTGGCATCAGTAACATCAGTGGTGACCACAATGCCGGTCGACAATCCATTTTTCTTTGCAATTTCCATAATGGTTGGCTTTGCCCGCTTCAGCGTATCTACGCCAATTGCCCCATTATAGGTCTTTTCACCGATCGCAAAAGCAGTAGCCCCCGCGGCCGATTCTGTGATGTAATCACTGGCAGAATTGGTTTTTGAAAAGCCAATACATTTAAAGCGCTCCAGATTTAGTTTACCTTTATTGGCGGTAAGTCCGGCATAGATTTGTGTGGTCCCCATGCCGTCCCCGATCATAAATATAATGTTCCTGATCTTTTTTGCCGGAGCTGGTTTATCCTGTGCATATCCGGAGATACTGAAGAAGCATAAGGCGATGATGAAGTATCTTTTCATATTACTAAAATAAAATTAATATCCGGGATTCTGCTTAAGCACCCCACGACTTAAATTAATCTGAGATTGCGGAACCGGAAACAATTCGTTAATACTGGCTTTAAATTCCCTGCCTTTCTGGTCGTTATATTTTTTGGCATAATCGCCAAGGACTTTTGCTGCTCTGTTGGTTCTCAGGAGATCAAAGAAACGGAATACCTCGGTCGCATATTCCACCCGTTGTTCCTTCCAGATCGCTTCACGCAATTGTGACTTGTCTAATGTGGTTACATCCGGTAAAATCTGGTTATTTCCTTCCCTTGCCCGTTTTCTAACCTCATTTAAAGCATTGAGTGCTTCATTAGGACGTCCATTTTCATTTGCCGCTTCTGCATACCAAAGGAGGATATGCCCCAGGCGGAATACATTTTGATCCTTGCCGGAGCTTTTCGGCTGATCCGGCATTTCATTTTTCAGGATCAGGTATTTTGTACACAGGTATCCGGTAGGACTGGTACCTACATCAGCGATAGTGCCATCTGGTAAAATATCGCCCGTTTTATAGACCGTTGCTTTTTTGCGTGGATCCATAGGCTCGAAAGCATCCACCAGGTCCTGGGTCGGGGCATCATATCCCCAGCCATAAGAAAGCGGGCCCCTTGTTCTGCCATCTCCATCACCGGA comes from the Pedobacter sp. FW305-3-2-15-E-R2A2 genome and includes:
- a CDS encoding MFS transporter, giving the protein MMRVLKENHQGFSTILALSLIPLSGFATDIYLPSLPAMAKDLHVSSSAIQLSLVLFMFSIGLSQIFIGSILDSFGRFRISIISLALFSLTSFIIALASDIYVIYAMRIIQGITIALIVVGKRAYFVDIYSGEKLKNYISLFAIIWACAPIMAPFLGGYLQSILGWRSNFYFLGGLSLLFLILELIYSGESLKHFNPFKMKSIVQTYSSMLKTTDFILGLLMIGICFGLIVIYSLSSPFIIERVFGYSAVTTGYSSLLSGLSIMTGGIIAKSLIKQPLVKKVITALGIQFIFVLLMIFTAPFGTNIYTLIGFTLGIHLCSGFIFNIIYGYCLSRFSKNAGVASGLTGGGMYMISSVFSYGFANLYAVKSQVLLGVANLSLILLIGLVFMLFNRYRQLNATNELLKAAIA
- a CDS encoding NAD(P)H-dependent oxidoreductase, yielding MKKVLVINSSARTGRSQSRKLTEVFVDHWKSIHSNPVIRFRELGNADVPHINENWIAAAFKPAENRSEQEIEALKISDVYISELKEADVIVLGTPMYNWSIPSALKAYIDQVVRVNETWKRNPDDMQNPYIGLLENKTVFLLLARGAQGYEKGGYNEHIDFQTDYLKTVFNIIGISNIHVIAINGESFDAEKYRTSIDSSHQKVRALMEMELV
- a CDS encoding alkaline phosphatase produces the protein MKRYFIIALCFFSISGYAQDKPAPAKKIRNIIFMIGDGMGTTQIYAGLTANKGKLNLERFKCIGFSKTNSASDYITESAAGATAFAIGEKTYNGAIGVDTLKRAKPTIMEIAKKNGLSTGIVVTTDVTDATPATFASHQPSRELSAEIAAEYVHSGLDVLIGAGVSHFNDRKDGRNLINEFEKKGYQFKSTTAEIVQVKSGKLIGLVKEDRIAQRKDQLLQTEKTAISILKQNSKGFFLMVEGSKIDDGGHANDLPYVTEELIDFDQAIGAALDFAEKDGQTLVVVTADHETGGLTITDGNLKTGAISGKFSTDDHTGVMVPVFAFGPGAESFMGIYDNHTIFAKFRKLINFK
- a CDS encoding TetR/AcrR family transcriptional regulator; the encoded protein is MNKAERTRRFIIEQSAPIINKKGMAGTSLSDIMEATKLAKGGIYGNFESKDEICSESFLYLTENLAQQLDRAVLLGQTAKEKFSNLLNAYKGIKTEGGCPILNFGVEADDTHPGMKENVKKVIRSAQKRFFDILANGIANNEISSDLDPKNFSIKVFAMIEGAILCGRVLESNEQMRIVLDAIQHEFDGWLI
- a CDS encoding carboxymuconolactone decarboxylase family protein; translation: MKTRINIAKVEPTGYNAILGLEKFIESTPLTRTHKELIKIRASQINGCAFCIDMHTKEARKAGETEQRIYALNAWRETPFFSEEEQAILALTEEVTLISHHVSDETYEQAEKVLGETYLAQVILAIITINAWNRIGIATKLMPV
- a CDS encoding GNAT family N-acetyltransferase, with amino-acid sequence MDNTYQVKIIKTDAEIQQCWEVAFLLRPHLKKNNWSSTISEMMQNEKYSIAGIIADDQVVAFAGYRVMTSLHSGNIIYIDDLSTLESYRGRGFASQLLAHVRAIAISTHMDAVVLDTGFDNHTAQKLYLKNGFQFSAVHLSAYLK
- a CDS encoding Crp/Fnr family transcriptional regulator, encoding MQDKLREHIEKIVPLSEEEFAFVSAHFTAKKFKKHQFLIQEGDVVKYSYFVVSGLLKLVHTDDSGKEYIISFAMEDWWTSDYYAYYTKTEASMSLECLEDTEVLCLTFEDYQKLCDGLQKIERFFLEKSNYGYLGAQRRILSLITSNAKERYEQLLKQQPSLFQRVPKSLIASYLGVSRETLSRFSR
- a CDS encoding RidA family protein, with product MEKQSINPWKWQDQRSYVQAVEVKQVTGTLYVSGQTAINADGQSSTADMKTQLIESIQNLEQVINEAGYECKNIVRLNIYTTSTPELWPHFPILQDWIAQHEIKQATTLLEVKSLFETLTVELEATVVR
- a CDS encoding SDR family NAD(P)-dependent oxidoreductase; its protein translation is MSKVILITGASRGFGKIWAEAFLKRGDKVVATGRSIAALQDLADEYGDQVLPLQLDVNDREASFAAVNKAKEHFGRIDVLINNAGYGLFGTVEETSEQEARSQMETNFFGVLWLTQAVLPVMRAQKSGHIIQVSSYLGLITVPVLGIYNASKFAVEGLTETLASEVKAFGINVSLVEPNGYATNWSGDSAFQTKSMEIYNPVKEAFQQAASIPGFFGQPEATAEAILKLVDAANPPLRLLLGAFAYPAVKEAYQERLASFEEWKSVSEAAHGEPLTA
- a CDS encoding PLP-dependent aminotransferase family protein, producing MLPYKSLIQVDRNAAVTLYIQVCNSFIALITDGTLQPSDLLPSSRILAELIGINRNTVKLAYEELISQGWAESIERKGVFVLSSLPILSKAKIPEANNNKAPQEAFIWTNRFKTSIPSKNLQKNILTIDDGFPDVRLAPIDQLMREYRSISRKFYGKNFLKYGSSKGSEHLRESICKYLSNTRGLVVSSENILITKGSQMGIYLAAQLLLQPTDHIAVGISNYLCADETFRQTGANLLRIPIDDNGMDIDHLEELLQDKKIKAVYIIPHHHCPTTVTMSMERRLKLLKLAKEHRFAIIEDDYDFDFHYDNKPYVPLASIDHNQNVIYIGSVTKTFAPALRIGFLVGPPAFVEAAAALRELIDRQGDTVLEEAFALMFDNGEMDRYFRKSLKIYKQRRNHFCELLKADFNEEISFKIPEGGLAVWSIFDQKIDLIKMSEAALKKGLFIDDGIFYKNESFSTNGLRMGFASLEENEMIAALKILKTIIH